A stretch of Candidatus Methylomirabilota bacterium DNA encodes these proteins:
- a CDS encoding PQQ-dependent sugar dehydrogenase, which produces MAGTLTRPVLGALLLLLAAAAAADEPARITLPPGFRIDLYAKGFGATRFMTLDPAGTLLVSTPREGRVVALPGTDRDGRADHVVTVVAGLDLPHGLAFKDGWLYVAETGSVRRFRYDPASRRTSDPALVVPSIPPRGGHWTRTLAFGPDGRLYVSVGSSCNVCRERDPRRAAVVRYEADGSGEHIFATGLRNAVGLAFQPGTGELWATVNERDWRGDDLPPDYITAVKEGFYGWPDCFADHGKVVADPEFAGSREQCRRMTLPTLEIQAHSAPLGLAFYTGRQFPPEYRGSLFVAYHGSWNRTVPTGYKLVRVPFRDGRPSGPVEDFATGWRRAGVTFGRPVGLQVAADGALFLSTDDAIYRISYRAP; this is translated from the coding sequence GTGGCAGGGACGCTGACCCGCCCGGTCCTCGGCGCGCTTCTCCTGCTCCTCGCAGCCGCCGCGGCGGCCGACGAGCCGGCGCGGATCACGCTGCCGCCCGGCTTCAGGATCGACCTCTACGCCAAGGGCTTCGGCGCCACGCGCTTCATGACGCTCGACCCCGCGGGCACGCTGCTCGTCTCGACGCCGCGCGAGGGCCGCGTCGTCGCGCTCCCGGGCACGGACCGCGATGGGCGCGCCGACCACGTCGTCACGGTCGTCGCGGGGCTCGATCTCCCGCACGGTCTCGCGTTCAAGGACGGCTGGCTCTACGTCGCGGAGACCGGGAGCGTCCGGCGCTTCCGCTACGATCCGGCGAGCCGGCGCACGAGCGACCCCGCGCTCGTCGTCCCGAGCATTCCGCCGCGCGGCGGCCACTGGACGCGGACGCTCGCCTTCGGCCCCGACGGCCGGCTCTACGTCTCGGTCGGGTCGTCGTGCAACGTGTGCCGCGAGCGGGACCCGCGGCGCGCCGCGGTCGTGCGCTACGAGGCCGACGGCTCGGGCGAGCACATCTTCGCGACGGGCCTCCGGAACGCGGTGGGGCTCGCCTTCCAGCCGGGCACGGGCGAGCTCTGGGCGACGGTGAACGAGCGTGACTGGCGCGGCGACGACCTCCCGCCCGACTACATCACGGCGGTGAAGGAGGGCTTCTACGGCTGGCCCGACTGCTTCGCGGACCACGGCAAGGTCGTCGCGGATCCGGAGTTCGCGGGGAGCAGGGAGCAGTGCCGGCGGATGACGCTCCCGACGCTCGAGATCCAGGCCCACTCGGCGCCGCTCGGCCTCGCCTTCTACACGGGCCGGCAGTTCCCGCCCGAGTACCGCGGGAGCCTCTTCGTCGCCTATCACGGCTCGTGGAACCGCACCGTGCCGACGGGCTACAAGCTCGTGCGCGTGCCCTTCCGCGACGGGCGGCCGAGCGGCCCCGTCGAGGACTTCGCGACGGGCTGGCGGCGCGCCGGCGTCACGTTCGGGCGGCCGGTCGGGTTGCAGGTGGCGGCGGACGGCGCGCTCTTCCTCTCGACGGACGACGCGATCTACCGGATCAGCTACCGGGCGCCGTAG
- a CDS encoding MOSC domain-containing protein, with the protein MWQGSVVSIHLAPKAAAPMESVTEARAVPGRGLAGDRYFLGTGLYSSKPSHGGREVTLIEVEAVRALLDGVQNAEGHRLGIKLSPAETRRNIATAGVPLNHLVDREFWVGPVLMVGTRLCEPCKHLEGLTQQGVMGGLIHRGGLRARILNEGVIRVGDAVGPKPD; encoded by the coding sequence ATGTGGCAGGGGAGCGTCGTCTCGATCCATCTGGCACCCAAGGCCGCCGCGCCCATGGAGTCCGTCACCGAGGCGCGCGCGGTGCCCGGGCGCGGGCTCGCCGGTGACCGCTACTTCCTGGGCACGGGCCTCTACTCGTCGAAGCCGAGCCATGGCGGGCGCGAGGTGACCCTCATCGAGGTCGAGGCGGTGCGGGCGCTCCTCGACGGCGTCCAGAACGCCGAGGGCCACCGCCTCGGCATCAAGCTCTCGCCGGCCGAGACCCGACGGAACATCGCGACCGCCGGCGTTCCGCTCAACCACCTCGTGGACCGCGAGTTCTGGGTAGGGCCCGTCCTCATGGTCGGCACGCGCCTCTGCGAGCCTTGCAAGCACCTCGAGGGCCTCACCCAGCAGGGAGTGATGGGCGGGCTGATCCATCGGGGGGGCCTCCGCGCGCGGATCCTCAACGAGGGCGTGATCCGCGTCGGTGACGCCGTCGGGCCGAAGCCGGACTGA